In the genome of Ignavibacteria bacterium, one region contains:
- a CDS encoding T9SS type A sorting domain-containing protein yields the protein MLKRFLHIVILFLVFTSAAFAQEQLQGQGEQQQEKPKDVIASFSSKIKKSDIILYWSILNPDRTDYILIDQKKPGEAVYERLNRFTIKEFDRKTQKDSLDVLEFSFRNTVDVNGVYYFKILLFDRNNNQISENEIKMGISGIQDFKLMQNNPNPFNPSTMISYRLFKPTYVTLKVYSLTGKEVATLVDAQQSAGTFTVEFNAINHPDISSGIYFYKLQTEYSSDIKKMILTK from the coding sequence ATGTTAAAAAGATTTTTACATATCGTTATTTTGTTTTTAGTTTTCACTTCCGCTGCGTTTGCGCAAGAGCAACTGCAGGGGCAGGGTGAACAGCAGCAGGAAAAGCCGAAGGATGTTATAGCATCGTTTTCAAGCAAGATAAAGAAGAGCGACATTATTTTATACTGGTCAATATTGAATCCCGATAGAACAGATTATATTCTCATTGACCAAAAGAAACCGGGTGAAGCAGTTTATGAACGTTTAAATAGATTTACGATTAAAGAATTTGACAGAAAAACTCAAAAAGACTCTCTCGATGTACTTGAGTTTTCATTCAGAAATACAGTAGACGTGAACGGAGTTTATTATTTCAAAATTTTATTATTCGACAGAAATAATAATCAGATTTCGGAAAACGAAATCAAAATGGGAATTTCGGGAATACAGGATTTTAAGCTTATGCAAAATAATCCTAATCCGTTTAATCCGTCAACAATGATTTCATACAGATTATTCAAGCCGACGTATGTTACGCTTAAAGTTTATAGTTTAACAGGTAAGGAAGTCGCAACGCTCGTTGATGCTCAGCAAAGCGCAGGAACTTTCACCGTAGAATTTAATGCCATAAATCATCCTGATATTTCAAGCGGAATTTATTTTTATAAGCTCCAGACAGAATACTCTTCAGATATTAAAAAAATGATACTTACCAAATAA
- a CDS encoding ABC transporter permease has protein sequence MLFLQRKLTNFVIDLGQFGLLMKGLFKSFPRILRDRKLIIVQMVHVGVNSLALIFIIGIFTGAVACWQAAYQIKGILPLSYLGSATTKAIIIELGPVLAAIVLAGRIGASIAAELGTMKVTEQIDALESMAINPIRYLAMPRIVATTLMLPVLVIYCISVAEFGSYLVAVGFLDVSSDAFITNFKNAFELKDVGAAMVKSVFFGSAISSIGCFVGFQTRGGAQGVGLSTIKSFVICAAVILILDYILWNFLIGM, from the coding sequence ATGTTATTCCTTCAGAGAAAATTAACTAACTTCGTTATTGACCTCGGGCAGTTTGGGCTTTTAATGAAAGGACTGTTCAAGAGCTTTCCGAGAATCTTGAGAGACAGAAAGCTTATCATTGTCCAGATGGTTCACGTCGGCGTGAATTCATTAGCGCTTATTTTTATCATAGGTATATTTACAGGCGCAGTAGCCTGCTGGCAGGCTGCTTATCAGATTAAGGGAATATTACCGCTTTCATATCTCGGTTCGGCAACTACCAAAGCAATTATCATCGAGCTTGGTCCTGTGCTTGCTGCAATTGTTCTTGCAGGAAGAATTGGAGCCTCCATTGCAGCGGAACTTGGAACCATGAAAGTTACCGAACAAATCGATGCATTGGAATCAATGGCTATAAATCCTATCAGATATCTTGCTATGCCAAGAATAGTCGCGACAACTTTAATGCTTCCGGTACTTGTAATTTATTGTATATCAGTAGCTGAATTTGGTTCTTATCTGGTTGCAGTCGGATTTCTCGATGTATCTTCAGATGCTTTCATAACTAATTTTAAAAACGCTTTTGAACTGAAAGATGTCGGGGCTGCTATGGTTAAATCCGTTTTCTTCGGCTCTGCAATTTCATCAATAGGATGTTTTGTCGGATTTCAAACACGCGGCGGCGCTCAAGGAGTTGGTCTTTCAACGATTAAATCGTTTGTTATCTGTGCGGCAGTAATTCTTATACTTGATTACATACTCTGGAACTTCTTAATCGGAATGTAA
- a CDS encoding hemolysin family protein, with protein MDDPSSFLLELVIIFALIFFNALFVATEYAIVRVRSSEIEALIRKGNTRVGDVKIIISDLDRYISATQLGITIVNLLLGWLGEDIFVNALGPFFTMIGVEGSLNNTLSVIVGLAIITYFTITIGELAPKAIAIKNYINITLWFAVPLRLFYSIFKPFIWVLNKSANVLLRLIGINPLSKAEQIHSEEEIRYLISEGRKTGVIDSTEHQLIEKIFEFNDKTAEEIMVPRNLMMAINIDDPRDVIIQHVIEDGYSRIPVYKDNVDNIIGIIYSKDLISAAEHKEIILLQDILRPAHFVPGNKLIGELLKELQKKRIHLAIVVNEHGGVEGLITIEDIIEEIVGEIEDEYDVETDKVQRDKRGLFYVNPNITIREFNSRFRTDIPENDDEYHTLSGFLQTVTGHIPDIYERIDYKGLSFTITKKSGNRLLQVKIQKV; from the coding sequence ATGGATGACCCTTCGTCTTTTTTGCTGGAATTAGTTATAATTTTCGCGCTTATTTTCTTCAATGCGTTATTCGTTGCCACCGAATATGCAATTGTCAGGGTACGCAGTTCCGAAATTGAAGCTCTGATAAGAAAAGGCAACACACGTGTAGGGGATGTAAAGATAATAATATCGGATTTAGACAGGTATATTTCCGCTACACAATTAGGAATTACCATTGTCAATCTGCTTCTCGGATGGCTTGGCGAGGATATTTTTGTGAATGCACTTGGACCGTTTTTTACAATGATTGGCGTTGAAGGTTCGTTAAATAATACACTCTCCGTCATAGTTGGGTTAGCCATTATAACCTATTTTACGATTACCATAGGCGAGCTTGCACCAAAAGCAATCGCTATAAAGAATTATATTAATATAACTCTTTGGTTTGCTGTTCCACTGAGGTTATTCTATAGCATTTTTAAACCATTTATCTGGGTTCTTAATAAAAGCGCGAATGTCTTGCTTCGATTAATAGGGATAAACCCTTTATCTAAAGCTGAACAGATTCACTCTGAAGAAGAAATAAGATATTTAATTTCCGAGGGAAGAAAAACAGGTGTAATTGATTCAACGGAGCATCAGTTAATTGAAAAGATTTTTGAGTTTAATGATAAGACTGCCGAAGAAATAATGGTGCCGCGTAATCTTATGATGGCGATTAACATAGATGACCCTCGTGATGTGATTATTCAGCACGTAATCGAAGATGGTTATTCAAGAATTCCCGTTTATAAAGATAACGTTGACAACATTATCGGTATAATTTATTCAAAGGATTTAATCAGTGCTGCGGAGCATAAAGAAATTATTTTACTTCAGGATATTTTAAGACCTGCTCATTTTGTTCCCGGAAATAAACTCATAGGTGAGCTTCTTAAGGAACTTCAGAAAAAAAGAATTCACCTTGCAATAGTCGTGAATGAACATGGCGGAGTTGAAGGATTAATAACCATTGAGGATATTATTGAAGAAATCGTCGGTGAAATTGAAGATGAATATGATGTTGAGACCGACAAAGTTCAGCGGGACAAACGCGGACTGTTTTATGTTAATCCTAACATAACAATTAGGGAATTTAACAGCAGGTTCAGAACGGATATTCCTGAAAATGATGATGAATATCATACCCTTAGCGGGTTTTTGCAGACAGTAACGGGACATATTCCGGATATTTACGAAAGAATAGACTACAAAGGACTTTCGTTTACAATTACAAAAAAATCCGGCAACAGATTATTACAAGTTAAAATACAAAAAGTTTAA
- a CDS encoding T9SS type A sorting domain-containing protein codes for MKYIYLIILFLFTGLSVTNAQLQFQRVGGSDTTHTNKSNAYAYAWYKNTGASPVDVRFERTVNNLPNASWTSSICTQGFCYAPFVNIAPPAEDPAITIQPGEQDTMDVTMYCPNTGVAHIRLKMFNVNNASQFVEEDFYVVAQIVGIENISSIADKYSLSQNYPNPFNPVTKINFSIPKNEFVTLKVYDVLGNEVANLVNQNLTLGQYTVDFNSAQFNVSSGVFYYKLMTEGFTEVKKMMLVK; via the coding sequence ATGAAATACATATACTTAATTATACTTTTCCTCTTTACGGGTTTATCTGTAACCAATGCTCAGCTTCAATTTCAAAGAGTCGGCGGAAGTGATACAACGCACACCAATAAATCAAATGCTTATGCGTATGCTTGGTACAAAAATACGGGAGCATCGCCTGTAGATGTAAGATTTGAGAGAACTGTGAATAATTTACCTAATGCAAGCTGGACATCTTCCATATGCACGCAAGGATTCTGTTATGCGCCGTTTGTAAATATTGCTCCTCCGGCAGAAGACCCGGCAATTACAATTCAACCGGGAGAACAAGATACGATGGATGTTACGATGTATTGTCCTAACACCGGTGTTGCTCATATTCGCCTGAAAATGTTTAATGTGAACAATGCATCACAATTTGTTGAAGAAGATTTTTATGTGGTAGCACAGATAGTCGGAATTGAAAATATATCGTCCATTGCTGATAAATATTCATTATCACAAAATTATCCAAATCCGTTTAATCCCGTAACTAAAATTAATTTTTCAATTCCTAAAAATGAATTTGTTACTTTAAAAGTTTATGATGTTCTTGGTAATGAAGTTGCAAACCTTGTAAATCAAAACCTTACATTGGGTCAATATACGGTTGATTTTAATTCGGCTCAATTTAATGTTTCATCAGGAGTGTTTTATTATAAACTGATGACAGAAGGGTTTACCGAAGTTAAAAAAATGATGCTTGTAAAATAA
- the nuoI gene encoding NADH-quinone oxidoreductase subunit NuoI, translating to MAIVKEKDLTFLEQTYIPQIVKGLASTWKQMFKPKFTRQYPEEKWVPPAAFRGRPVLVMEDDGTERCVACGLCSRVCPALAIEVQAGETDREKERYPKLFEINMVRCIFCGFCEEVCPEEAIVMSDEYELVFSSQEEAIFGKDRLLTPKKKLEKRLEYLQQYR from the coding sequence ATGGCAATAGTAAAAGAAAAAGATTTAACGTTCCTTGAACAGACATATATTCCGCAGATTGTAAAAGGTTTGGCTTCAACCTGGAAGCAGATGTTTAAGCCAAAGTTCACTAGGCAATATCCTGAAGAAAAATGGGTTCCTCCTGCAGCATTCAGGGGAAGACCCGTTCTTGTAATGGAAGACGACGGCACCGAAAGATGCGTCGCATGCGGACTATGCTCGAGAGTTTGTCCCGCACTTGCAATAGAAGTTCAGGCAGGAGAAACAGACAGAGAGAAAGAAAGATATCCCAAGCTTTTTGAAATAAACATGGTTCGCTGCATTTTTTGCGGTTTCTGTGAGGAAGTATGCCCGGAAGAAGCAATTGTTATGAGTGATGAGTATGAGCTTGTTTTCAGCTCACAGGAAGAAGCAATTTTTGGCAAAGACAGACTTCTGACGCCTAAAAAGAAACTTGAAAAAAGACTTGAATATCTTCAGCAATACAGGTAA